GAAGGCCGCGAAGGTCCAGGAGTTGCAGGGCCAAGGGCGGAAAGTGGCGATGGTGGGGGACGGGGTGAATGACGCCCCAGCACTCGCACAAGCCGAAGTCGGCGTGGCGATTGGGGCAGGCACCGACGTGGCGGTAGAAACCGCCGACGTGGTGCTGGTCAAGAGTGACCCGGCAAGTGTGCCCACGGGGATCGCGCTGGCCCGGCAGGTGCAGGGCAAGATCAAGCAGAACCTGTTCTGGGCCGCTATCTACAATTTGCTCGCCATCCCCTTCGCGGCGGGTGTGCTGTACCCCGCGTATGGCGTCCTGCTGCGCCCGGAGTGGGCCGCCCTGCTGATGAGCGCCAGCACGGTCATCGTGACGGTGAATGCCCTGCTGCTCAACCGGCTGCGCTTTGGGCGGGGGGAACCCACCGCGGCACCCGGGCCCCTTCCGGCGGCCTGAGGGCGGGAAGACGAGCGGGGCCGGGCCAGGCTCGACCCCACCTCCAAGGCACCTACACTGCCGGGTGTCTTCCTTTCACCTTCGTCCCGCCACACCCCAGGACGCGGCGACCGTCGCCGCACACCGCTCCCCGGAACGGGCAGGAGGACAGCCCCCACACACGACCTCCGCGGCCTGGGTCGAGGACGCCCTCACCCGCGGCGTGGACCTCGGATGGCTGGCGGAGCACGACGGAAAGGTCATCGGGGGCGCCGGCCTCATCCTCCTGGAGTGGGGGCCGACCCGGGACGACCCCAGCCCGTTGCGGGCGCGGGTGAGGGGCGTCTTCACGGTGCCCGAGTGGCGCAGGCGGGGGGTGGCCCGCGCCCTGCTGGACCACGCCCTGGACACGGCGAAGGCGCGCGGGCTTCACACCCTCAGCCTGGGCACGACCGATCAGGCCCGCACGCTCTCTCAGGCCCTCGGCTTTCAGGCGTCCCCCCCCCGAGATGGGGCGCCGGACCCAGCCCTGAGGAAGGGCCACGGTGCGCGGGGTCACGCCACGTCGGTGCCACCGAAAGCAGCAGGATGACCCCGGCCGGGGCTCCGGGCCTGTCTCGGTGCCGCAGGACCCGGGGGCGGGTCCCACGGCCGCGCCACGTCCGGTCTCGCCCCCGGCTCACCCGCCCGGCAGGAAACGGGACCACGGCACCTCGAACACAAGGGTCTTGACCGCCAGCAGCAACACCACCCCCACGAACAGGCGGCGCAACCCCACTTCGCTCAGCCTCAAGGTCCAGCGTGCCCCGAGTCCGGCTCCCACCGCCATGACGGCCCCCAGCAGCACCCCGAGCGGCCAGTCGATCACCCCACGCCACGCGAAAATCAGGGTGGCGACCAGCGACGACGCGACGTTGACGACCTTGGTGGTCGCCACCGCCCGCAGGAAGGGCATCCGGAAGGTCGCCACCCAGGCCGCCGTCAGCAACGTCACGTACCCCCCGCTGAAGAAGCCGCCGTACACGGCGAGGAGCAGGGTCAGGGTGTAGCCCAGCAGGGGGCCGGTGCGGCTGGGGGTGGGAACGGTGGACGGGGGGACCGGCGTGGGCCGCAGGACGACCCCAGCGACGGCGAGCAGGGCGCAGGCGATGATCAGCGGCAACACGTCGGCGGGCACCGCAAACACCAGCAGTGCGCCGACGACCGAGCCGACCAGCGTCAGGACCACCAGGGCGGGGAGGCGTGGGCGGTCCAGGGCGTCTCCCCGCAGGAAGGGGAGGGTGGCGCCGACGCTGAGGGCGGTGAGGGCCAGCATGTTGGTGCCCAGGGCCGTGGTGATGGGCACGCCGAACGCCAGCAGGGCGGGCACGGTGATCAGGGAGGTGGCGCCGGTGACGACGCTGATCACGCTGGTGAGGAAGAAGATCAGGGACAGCGCGAGCAGGTCGAGCGGTGTCACGTCCCCTCATCGTACCCAAGGGAAAGCGGACGGCGTGTCTGCCGTCCGCAGGGCGAAGCTGGGGGCTCAGGTGTACTTGAGGGCTTCCATCAGCTCCTCGACGATCTCCACGCTGTCGCCCCGGGTCGAGGCGGTGGCAACGTGCGCTTCGAGATGCCCGCGCAACACGACCTCGCCCGCGCCCGAGAGCGCCCCCTGCACGGCCTTGATCTGCCGCAGCACGTCCACGCAGTAGGCGTCCTCCTGCTCCAGCATGGTCACGATGCTGTCCAGGTGGCCGCGGGCGATTTTCAGCCGCCGGGCGGCGCGCTTGCGGGCGTCCTCGGGCATGCACAGGTGATGCCCGGTGTGGGTGGCAGGCTCGGTCTTGGCTTGGGTCATGTCAACCGCGCACCTGGGCGCCGTAGCCCTCCTCGGTCACGGCGGCGATCAGCGCTTGGGGGTCGGCTTCCCCCTGTACCGTGGCGGTGCCACCTGGCAGGTCCACCCGCACGTCCTGCACGCCGGGCACGCTCCTCAGGGCACTTGTCACGGCCTTCTCGCAATGGCCGCAGCTCATCCCGGTCACCGTCAGTTCCGTCTTCGTCATGCCCCAAGCTTACACCCTCCCCAGGGGGTAAGACAAGAGTTGGGGGGGAGGAATGGGCCTATTTCTTTCCCTACCGCCTTTCAAGGCTTGCCCTTCTCCAGCTTCTGGCGTATCCTCACCGTATATCCCCCCAGGGGGGATTGGAGGCAAGCATGAGCAAGACCATCGAACTGGGCGTGCAGGGGATGACCTGCGCCAGTTGCGTGGGCCGGGTGGAGCGGGGCCTGAACAAGGTCGAGGGGGTCGAGCAGGCCTCGGTGAACCTGGCGACCGAGCGCGCCACCGTCACCTACGATCCCGAGCAGACCGGGCCGCAGGCCTTGATCGCCAAGGTCAAGGATGTGGGCTACGAGCCGGTGGTGGGTGAGATCGAACTCGGGGTGCAGGGCATGACCTGCGCGAGCTGTGTTAGTCGTGTGGAACGGGCCCTGAGGAAGGTGGACGGGGTGCTGGATGCCAGCGTCAACCTCGCCACCGAGCGGGCTCACGTCCGCTACCTGCCGTCGAGCGTCAGCCCCGGGCAACTCAAGGCGGCCGTGGTGGGGGCCGGGTACACCGTGCTGGAGGGCCAGACGGGCGTGGACCGCAGCGACCAGGAGCGGGAGGCCCGCGAGCAGGAGGTGCGGGGGCTGCGCCGCGCCGTGACCTTCAGCGCCCTGTTCGCCGTTCCCCTGCTCATCCTGGCGATGCTGCCGATGCTTTGGGCGCCCTTCGAGATGTGGCTGCACGAGCGGATACCGATGGCGGCCCTGAACTGGATCATGCTGCTGCTGGCCGCGCCCGTGCAGTTCGGCCCCGGGCTGCGCTTCTACCGCCTGGGCTGGACGAGCCTGCGGCACCGCTCGCCCGATATGAATTCGCTCGTGATGATCGGCACCAGCGCGGCCTTCTTCTACTCGCTGGTCGCCACGGTGGCCCCGCAGGTGTTCCCCGAGGGCACCGCGCACGTGTACTACGAGGCCTCGGCCGTCGTCATCACCCTGATCCTGCTCGGCAAGTATTTCGAGGCCATCGCCAAGGGGAGAAGCAGCGAGGCGATGAAAAAGCTGCTGAGCTTGCAGGCGAAGACGGCGCGTGCCGTCCGTGCCGGGCAGGAACTCGAACTGCCCGTGGACGAGGTGCTGATCGGGGACCTGATCTCGGTGCGCCCCGGCGAGAAGGTGCCCGTGGACGGTGAGGTCGTCTCCGGCAACTCCTTCGTGGATGAGTCGATGATCACGGGCGAGCCCATCCCCGTCAGCAAGCAGGGGGGCGCGGCGGTCGTGGGCGGGACCCTCAACCAGAACGGGGCGTTCCAGTTCCGGGCCACCCGCGTCGGCGCGGACACAGCGCTGGCGCAGATCATCAAGCTCGTCGAGAGTGCTCAGGGTAGCAAGCCTCCCATTCAGGGCCTCGCGGACCGGGTGGTTTCCGTCTTCGTGCCCATCGTGCTCGGCATCGCCGCCTTGACCTTCCTGATCTGGCTGTTCGTGGGCGGGCAGCAGGCCCTCAGCTTCGCCCTGGTCAATACCGTGGCCGTGCTGATCATCGCCTGCCCCTGCGCGATGGGTCTGGCGACCCCGACGAGCATCATGGTCGGCACCGGCAAGGCCGCCGAACTCGGGGTCCTCTTCCGCAACGGCGCGGCGCTCGAAGGCTTGCAGGGCGTGAACGTCGTCGCCGTGGACAAGACCGGCACCCTGACCAAGGGGCGGCCCGAACTCACGGACCTGGTGACCGCGCCCGGCTTCGACCGCGCCGAGGTCCTGGGCCTGGTGGCCGCGGCTGAGGAACAGAGTGAGCACCCCATCGCCCGCGCCATCGTGGACGCGGCGAGGAAAGAAGGCGTCCCCGTCTTCCTGCCCGAGAGCTTCGAGGCCGTCCCCGGGTACGGGCTGGAAGCGCGGGTACAGGGTCCTCTGGTCCAGGTCGGGGCCGACCGCTACATGGAACGGCTCGGCCTGAACGTCACCCCGTTCGGCGCACAGGCCTCACGGCTCGGGGACGAGGGCAAGAGCCCGCTGTACGCCGCCATCGACGGCCAGCTCGCGGCGGTGATCGCGGTCGCCGACCCCATCAAGGAGGGCAGCCCGGAGGCGGTGCGCGCCCTGCACCGGCAGGGGCTCAAGGTTGCCATGATCACCGGCGACAACGCCCGCACCGCGAACGCCATCGCCCGCCAACTCGGCATCGACGAGGTACTGGCGGAAGTTCTGCCGGGCGGCAAGAGCGACGCCGTCAAGGAACTGCAAGGGAAGGGCCAGAAGGTGGCCTTCGTCGGGGACGGCATCAACGACGCGCCCGCCCTCGCTCAGGCAGACGTCGGCCTCGCCATCGGCACCGGAACCGACGTAGCCGTCGAGACCGCCGACGTGATCCTGATGAGCGGCGACCTGCGGGGCGTGCCGAATGCCTACGCCCTCAGCCGCGCCACCCTGCGGAACATCCGGCTCAACCTGTTCTGGGCCTTCGCGTACAACGTCGTCTTGATTCCCGTGGCGGCGGGTGTGCTGTACCCCGCCTTCGGGTGGCTGCTCAGCCCGGTGCTCGCCGCGGCGGCGATGGGGTTCTCCAGCGTCTTCGTCCTGACCAATGCCCTGCGGCTGCGCGGCTTCCGTCCGCCCGTCCGTCCTGATCCCGTCCCCGTGGCCGCGCCCGCCCGCGTGGCCCGCGCCTGACCTTCCCGAGGAGTGCCCATGTCCAAGCTCACCGTCGGTCCCTGGATTGCCGCCCAGAAACTCCCCAGCCGTGACGCCGCCCGCGACCGTCTCGCCTTCCTGGAGCGGACGCGGGTCCGCCGGGAGACCCCCAGCGTGGCGGGGTTCCCGCTCGTCGGGCTGGGGGGCAGTTGCGGCAAGCCCTGCTTCGCCCTGCCCTACGTCCTGACCTGGACCGAGGAGAACACCCGGCGCTTGGAGGAGCTGGCCGCCGAGTTCGGGTGCTACGTCGAGTATGGTGCGTACCCGCACCTGAAGCTGCACGAGAACGACCAGGAGGTGGGGGCGGTGCAGGACTGGACGACCTTCGGCACCGTGTACCTGCGGCCAGGGTACGAGCGGGCGGAGGAGCTGTTGGTGCGGCTGGCGGGGCTCTTGCAGCCCGACAAACCACGGCAAAATCACCTATAACCTTGGGCAGTGGCACGGCCTCAGTGTGAAGAAGGGAGCCCTCAGCCGCGTGGCCGAGAGCCTACCGTTCGTTCTCACGCCGCTACTGGTGTCACCCCTGCATCCCGAACGGGGGTCGGTCGTCGCGCCATTCCTGGTGTTGGGCCTGCCACTTCTGCTGGTGTGCCTGGCGTGGTTCTGCACGATGGCGGCGCTGGCGGATGCGGTGTCCGGCGTGTTCAGGCGCCACCCGTCCTTCGTGCGGTGGCAGCGGCGGGTGATGGGTGGCGTGTACGTGGCGCTGGGCGTGCGGTTGGCCTTCGTGCAGCGCGAATGAGGGCCCCACGTGATGCTGGAATGTGAGCTAAGTTCCTAGCGTACCAGCATTCTGGAATCTTGTCCTGACCCCCAGACCAGGCCCCGGGTGCACCAGCTCCGGGACACCCGCGCGCCCTACCTCCCGCCGCCGCTCGCCGTGACGCCCGTCACCACCGCCTCCCGGATGCCCTGGGCGATGCCGAGCGCCACCCGGTCGAGGTAGGTGGGATTCTGGAGGTTGAGGCCGTCGACCGGGTGACTGGTGTACCCGATCTCGATCAGTGCGGCGGGAATGCGGCTGCCCCGCAGCACCGCCAGCGAGCGATTGTTTTTCAGGCCTTGCGAGAACGCGCCGGTGACCGTGATGACGTTCTTCTGGATCAGGGCCGCGAAGCTGCTGGAGAGCGGGTGGTTGGGATTCCACCAGGTCTCCACCCCGTAGCCCCTCAGCGCGTTCGCGGGCGGCATGGCGTTCACGTGGATGCTCAGGTAGAGCTGGGTGCCGGGCGTGCCCAGCCCCGCCCGCTGGTTCAAGTCCGTGGCCTTGTCCGGCGCCAGTTCCCGGTCGGTCTCGCGGGTCATCACCACCTCCACCCCGGCGACGCGCAGCAGGTCGCGCACCCGCAGGGCCACGTCCAGCGCCACCTGCTTCTCGACGACCGCGCCGACGCCCCCGGAGTCACGGCCGCCGTGCCCGGGGTCGAGGACCACCCGCGGTTTGACCCGGGCCACGCTGGGGGCCAGGAGCGCCGTGCCGCGCAGGGCCGACATCGGCGGCACGGCGGCCACCACCCGCTCGCGGGGCATGAGCGGCGTGAGGTCTGCCAGCGCGGGGGAGAGGTCGATGGCGAGGCGGGAGCGGTCGCTGCCCGCCAGCGGCGGCACGAGTTGCGCGCGCCACCCGCTGCGCCCGGTCAGGGGCGTGCCGGTGAGCAGCGTCACCAGGGCCCCGTCCGGCGTGGGCTCGACGCGCCAGGCCCGCACCTCAGGCGTCACCTGCTGCGCGGAGAGGGCCGGCGCGCTCACGCCGCTCAGCTCCACCCGCAGGCCCACCCCGCCGGGCACCAGGCGGTAGCGGGTGCCCGGCGGCAGGTCCAGCACCACCCGGGTCAGCCCAGGGTTCCGGCCCAGCCGGGGCGGCGTGAGCGCGGCCCCGGGCTGAAGCGCCCCCTGGGCCTGCCCGCTCAGGGCGCTGGGCTGCCCCAGCTCCTGGCCCGGCAACGCGGGGGGCGGGGGGCGGTGCCGGCGCGGCCACCCCGGAGGTGGCGGCCAGAGCGTCACTGGGGGTCAGGCCCTCGGGAACGGCGGGGCGGGCGGCCACCGGTGCAGGCGGACGCGGGGGCGCGGCGGCCGTCGCCAGGCCGTTCGGGGAAGAGGCGGTCAGGCTGCCTGCCCCCGTCCGGGGTGCGGACAGCACGGGGCCCGGGCGGGCGAGTGCCCGGAGCGAATCGCCCGGGCCCCCCACCAGGGTCGGCCCGAAATCCAGGATCAGGACGCGTGCGCCGCTCGCCAGCGTCGCCTCGTTGCCCCGCCACCCGTCCGAGGAGGAGAGTGGGAACGGCGTGGCGAGCAGCACCTGATGTCCGGCGGCCCGGTATCCCGTCACGCTGGGGCCCAGGCCCGCCCGCGTCTGGGACACCACCCGGGCGCCGAACACGTCGAGGCGCAACCCCCCGGAGGTGGGGGTGAGCCGGTACGTGATGCCCGCGGCCAGGTCGAACACCACCCGCGTCGTGCCGCGGTCACTGCTGGAGCGTGGGTTGCCGAAGGCCACCCCGGCGGCCGCAGATGTCCCTGGCCCGGTGGAACCGGGGGCGCCTCCGGCAATACCCGGCGTGCTGACGCCCGGAGCAGATGGGCTGGCCTGGACAGGGCCTGTCTGGGCCGCGGCCCACGAGCTGAGCAGGCCGCAGGAGAGGGTGACGGCCCGGAGCACCCGGAGTGGGGAGGTCAGCGCGGAACCCCTGGAAGGCACCTCCGGACTCTTCAGGCGCCGCCTGTCTTCTGCAGGTCGCGGGGCCGGGCGGGAAGACGTGCCGGGAGCCGTGCCGGTTGAAATGGGCGTTCCTGAGTGGATTCCTGCTGGCTGGCGTCTCCATACCCGAAGCGGCCCAGCGGTCCGTAAGAGGGCCACCGGGCACAAGGGCGACGAGACCCTCCGTGCCCAGGCCACGCAGCCAGGACGCCCACCGGAGGGCAGGTCAGGGCCAGGCGCCCTCCCCTCCAGGTCGCCGAAAGGCTGGTCCAGGCAACCGGCCGAACTGTACAGGGACGGAACACGAGCAGGCGTCATGAATCGCCAGCAGGTTACACCACATCTGTACAGACTTACAGTTAAATTGTCGTTACAGATCATTCCCGCGTCCTGGCCGCGGTCACCGCGCTCCCCGTCCTGCGGTGCCCGTTCCCGCCTGCCCGCACTGACAGCCAGGCTCCGGGTTCAGTAGCGAAGTGTTAGCGCGGGGTGAGGTACCGTGCGGCCCACCCAGCCCAGGCCCCGCCTTCCCGTTCACCTCCGGGGACGGCGGAACCGGCTGCTCCGAAAGGATGCCCCATGCCCCAACGTTCACCGCGCTCCACCCTCTCCCTGCGTTTTGGTCTGACCCTCGCGCTGACCCTGAGTCTCGCCGCCTGCTCCTCGTCGCCGGGGAGCGGGACGCCAGACGCGAACGACCCCGTCGCGGCCTACCCCTATGAGCCGGGCACGGACTACTCGTGGACCAGCACGGTGCCGAGCACGAACCCGTACCCCGGCGACCAGGGCTACCCCTGGCGCGGCCTGGCCGTGAGCGCGGCCGGGCAGCCCACCGACCTCGACCTGACGAGCGGGAACTGGGACTCGGCCTCCAACGGCTACGGCCCGGTCGAGGTGGACAAGAGCAACAACACCAACAAGGGCGGGGACGGTCAGACCCTGACCATCGGCGGCGTGACCTACGCCAGGGGCCTAGGCGCCCACGCCAACTCCGACATCCGCTACACCCTTCCCGGCCAATGCACCACCTTCACCGCCAGCATCGGCGTGGACGACGAGGTGGGCAACCGGGGCAGCGTGGTGTTCGAGGTCTGGAACGGCACCACCGCCAAGCTCTACGACAGCGGCGTCATGCGCGGGACCGACGCGGCCAAGGCCATTTCGGTGCCCCTGAACGGGGTCCAGCAGCTTCGGCTGGTCGTGCGCGACGCGGGTGACGGGATGAACTACGACCACGCCGACTGGGCCGCCACCCGGCTGCTCGGCTGCTCGGTGCCCGCGACCTCGGGCGACAAGTTCCTGAGTGACCTCACGCCGGTCAGCACCCCGGTCAACGGCTACGGTCCCTACGAGAAGGACCGCAGCAACGGCCAGAATGCGGCCGGGGACGGCAAGACCCTCAGCATCGGCGGCACCACCTATCCCAAGGGGCTGGGCGTGCACGCCGCCTCCACGCTCACCTACGACCTGAGCGGCACCTGCTCGACCTTCACCGCCGAGGTGGGCGTGGACGACGAGGTGGGGGACCGCGGCAGCGTGGTGTTCCAGGTGCTCACCGACGGCACCAAGGTCTATGACAGCGGGATCATGACCGGACGCGACCCGGCCCGTTCGGTGAGTGTGGACGTCGCGGGCAAGCAGCGCCTGACGCTGGCCGTGACGGACGCGGGCGACGGCATCAACTACGACCACGCCGACTGGGCGAGCGCCAAGGTGAGCTGCTCGGTGACCCAGCCCACGGTCAGCAGCGTGACGGTCAACCCCGGCAGCGCGGTGCTGTCGGTGGGGGGAACCCGGCAGTTCACGGCCGACGTGCAGGGCAGCGGGGCGTACGGCTCGGACGTCACCTGGACGAGCAGCAACCCGGCGGTCGCCACCGTCAGCGCCAGCGGGCTGGTCACCGCTGCCGCTCAGGGGACGGTGACGATCACCGCCACCTCGAAGTTCGACCCGAGCAAGTCGGGCAGCGCTCAGGTCACGGTCAACCCCGCCTCCACCCTCCCCGCGGGCGGCATCCTGATCAACTTCCAGCCAGCGGGCTCGGGCACGCCCGCTGGGTACACCAAGGACACGGGCGCGGCCTTCGACGCGGCGCGCGGCTTCGGCTGGATCCGGGAGGACAGCGTGGGCACGGGGACCAGCGTGCCCCTGGACATCACGCCGAACACCCGGGACCGCGCGCTCGCCGGGGTGGACGGGCGCCTCAACACCTTTGCCCATATGCAGTTCCCCGCCAACGTGAGTAGCTCGACCGCCGTGCGCACGCCCGCCGCGTGGGAATACGCCCTGCCCAACGGGGTGTACAGCGTGACGGTCGCCGTGGGGGACGCCAGCAACAGCCTGGATAGCCAGCACCAGATCAACGTCGAGGGGCAGCTCGCCATCTCCCGCTACAACCCGGTCGCGTCCAAGAAGTTCATCACCTCGACGGTGCGCGTGGGCGTCACCGACGGCCGCCTGACGGTGGACGCGCGCGGCGGCACGAACACCAAGATCGACTACGTGACCATCCAGCCCGGCGACCAGCCCAGCGTGCGCGTCACCAACCCGCAGGACGCCGAGACCCTCGTGCCGACCACCGCGTCCATCACGGCCGACGTGAACCTGCCCAACAGCGGCGTGGACGTGAACACCCTGACCGCCTCGACGGTGCGGCTGATCGACGCGGGCACGAACGTCGCGGTGCCCGCCACGCTCAACACCTCGGGCGGCGGGGACGTGATCGTGCTCAAGCCCAACACGCCCCTGAATGCCAACACCCGGTACATCTTCGAGGTCACCGCCGGGGTCAAGGACACGAGCGGGGTGCCTTTCCTGCCGCTGCGGTCCACCTTCGTGACGGGGTCGAGCACCGGGTCCAGCAGCAACGTCGCCTTCGAGCAGGTCGCGCTGCCCACGGTCCCGGCGATGCCGTACACGGCGGTCGAGATGGGACCGGACGGCAAGCTGTACGCCGGGACGCTCACCGGCGAGATCCTGCGCTTCGGGATCCTGTCCGACGGCACGCTCACCCAGCCGCAGACCATCACCTCGGTGCAGACGGCCAACGGCGGGCCGCGCACCATCATCGGCCTGAAGTTCGACCCCACCTCCACGCCCGACAACCTGACCCTGTGGATCAGCAACAACTACTTCTGGGACGGCAGTTCCAACGCGCCCGACTGGAGCGGCAAGATCACCCGCCTGAGCGGCCCCAATCTGGAGAACGTGCAGGACTACGTGGTCGGGCTGCCGCGCTCGATCCGTGACCACGAGACGAACTCCATCACCTTCCGGCCCGGCGACCCGAACGCCCTGTACGTCCTGCAAGCCAGCAATACGGCGATGGGCGCCCCCGACGCCGCCTGGGGCAACCGGCCCGAGCGGGTGCTGAACGCCGCGCTGCTGCGGGTGGACCTCTCCAAGATCACCAACCCGCCGCTGGACGTGAAGACGGCGGAGGGCGGCCTGTACAACCCCTACGCGGCGGGCGCGCCTGTGACCATCTACGCCTCGGGGATGCGCAACGCCTACGACATGGTGTGGCACACCAACGGGCAGCTCTACGTCCCCACCAACGGCTCGGCGGCGGGCGGGAACACGCCCGGGACCCCAGCGACGCTGCCTGCCGCCTGCCAGACCCGCGAGGGCGGCCCCTACACCGGCCCGGCGGTCCCGGCGCTCAGCGGGGTCAGCGGGCAGCATGATTACCTCTTCCGGGTGGTGCCGGGCGGCTACTACGGCCACCCCAATCCCCAGCGCTGCGAGTGGGTGCTCAACGGCGGCAACCCCACGGCGGGGGTGGACACCGCCGAGGTCGTGGCCTCCACCTCGGGGGCAGGGTACGCGGTGGGGGTGCAGCCCGACCGCAACTACCGGGGCTTCTCCTACGACTTCGGCGAGCACGCCTCCGCCAACGGCGTGATCGAGGAGTACACCACCGCCCAGAACTCCACCCTGAAGAACAAGTTGCTCGTCGTGCGTTACAGCGCGGGCAAGGACATCATCGTGCTGACCCCCGGCGGGCCGAACCAGGACATCGTCAGCGCCGACACGCTGATCACGGGCCTCACCAACTTCAACCCCAGCCCGCTGGACCTCACCGAGAACCGCTCGACCGGCCACCTGTACGTCGCGCAGCTCGACGAGCGCACCGGCAGCGGCAAGATCACCCTGGTGCGACCCAAATAAAGCGCTGGAGCCGAGCGGCGCGCCCCCAGGTTGACTGGGGCGCGCCGCTCAGCGGTTGGACTCCTGCTCGGCCAGCAACCCCTCCGTGTGCCACGTTGCTCCGCCTGGGTGGGAGTGTCCCGGCCGCTTCTTCCCGTCAAACCAGGCTGCCCAGTACGTTCAGGGTGAGGGCCAGGATGGGGCCACGTTGAACCAGAAGGCGGTCAGGCCGTGCCACAACGCGACCCGCCGGATGACCGGACTGGAGACGGCCACATCCGAGACCTGAAACGTCATGCCGAGGACGAAAGCGAAGTACGCGAAATCGAGCGCGGCGGGTGACGTGTCGCCCGGGAACTCCAGACCACCGTCCGGCCCGGCCTCCTGATCCCCACCGCTGGAGGACAGGTGCGCGTACCGCAGGGCGTAGGTGGTGTGCGTGAGGAACCAGCCGCCGACCACTGCCACGACCGCGAACGTGATCGGAACCCCGGGCGCTACGGGAGACAGGCGCTGGGCACCGTCGATCACCCAGGCGGCCGCGATCAGGCTCACGACGCTGGAGACAAGGACACTGGCGCCCACAGCCGCCCGGCCAGGATCCTCGGCGGCCGCCGCGTACCGTGTGCGTTCGGGGGGTGAGCGCAGGATGAAGTGCCAGGTCAACGCGAGCAAGGTGAGGGCGCCCACGTCCCAGCCCAACATGGCCCGGATCACCCCTGCCGGGGAAACGGGCAGCACCAACGCCGCCACCATTCCGGCACTCCCCGCGATCACGAGCCGCGGCCAGGACTTCGGCCACGGACTCTGTGGCGTGGGGGAGGAAGGCAAGCGGTTCATGATCACGGCCACTCGGGGGTGGGGTCAACCTCGGGGCACGATGCCCTGCTATCTCGGCGCTTCCCGTGGAAGGGGGCTGCTGGTTGCCGGAGGAGGGGTGGAGGCGGCGGGCCCTCCGTGGGGTACCCGGTCCCGCTGGTCTTCTCGCCTGTCCCAGACGCTCACGGCGGTCAGGAGCAGCA
This is a stretch of genomic DNA from Deinococcus aerius. It encodes these proteins:
- a CDS encoding CopZ family metallochaperone, giving the protein MTKTELTVTGMSCGHCEKAVTSALRSVPGVQDVRVDLPGGTATVQGEADPQALIAAVTEEGYGAQVRG
- a CDS encoding metal-sensitive transcriptional regulator; protein product: MTQAKTEPATHTGHHLCMPEDARKRAARRLKIARGHLDSIVTMLEQEDAYCVDVLRQIKAVQGALSGAGEVVLRGHLEAHVATASTRGDSVEIVEELMEALKYT
- a CDS encoding N-acetylmuramoyl-L-alanine amidase family protein; the protein is MPGQELGQPSALSGQAQGALQPGAALTPPRLGRNPGLTRVVLDLPPGTRYRLVPGGVGLRVELSGVSAPALSAQQVTPEVRAWRVEPTPDGALVTLLTGTPLTGRSGWRAQLVPPLAGSDRSRLAIDLSPALADLTPLMPRERVVAAVPPMSALRGTALLAPSVARVKPRVVLDPGHGGRDSGGVGAVVEKQVALDVALRVRDLLRVAGVEVVMTRETDRELAPDKATDLNQRAGLGTPGTQLYLSIHVNAMPPANALRGYGVETWWNPNHPLSSSFAALIQKNVITVTGAFSQGLKNNRSLAVLRGSRIPAALIEIGYTSHPVDGLNLQNPTYLDRVALGIAQGIREAVVTGVTASGGGR
- a CDS encoding sulfite exporter TauE/SafE family protein, encoding MTPLDLLALSLIFFLTSVISVVTGATSLITVPALLAFGVPITTALGTNMLALTALSVGATLPFLRGDALDRPRLPALVVLTLVGSVVGALLVFAVPADVLPLIIACALLAVAGVVLRPTPVPPSTVPTPSRTGPLLGYTLTLLLAVYGGFFSGGYVTLLTAAWVATFRMPFLRAVATTKVVNVASSLVATLIFAWRGVIDWPLGVLLGAVMAVGAGLGARWTLRLSEVGLRRLFVGVVLLLAVKTLVFEVPWSRFLPGG
- a CDS encoding heavy metal translocating P-type ATPase, encoding MSKTIELGVQGMTCASCVGRVERGLNKVEGVEQASVNLATERATVTYDPEQTGPQALIAKVKDVGYEPVVGEIELGVQGMTCASCVSRVERALRKVDGVLDASVNLATERAHVRYLPSSVSPGQLKAAVVGAGYTVLEGQTGVDRSDQEREAREQEVRGLRRAVTFSALFAVPLLILAMLPMLWAPFEMWLHERIPMAALNWIMLLLAAPVQFGPGLRFYRLGWTSLRHRSPDMNSLVMIGTSAAFFYSLVATVAPQVFPEGTAHVYYEASAVVITLILLGKYFEAIAKGRSSEAMKKLLSLQAKTARAVRAGQELELPVDEVLIGDLISVRPGEKVPVDGEVVSGNSFVDESMITGEPIPVSKQGGAAVVGGTLNQNGAFQFRATRVGADTALAQIIKLVESAQGSKPPIQGLADRVVSVFVPIVLGIAALTFLIWLFVGGQQALSFALVNTVAVLIIACPCAMGLATPTSIMVGTGKAAELGVLFRNGAALEGLQGVNVVAVDKTGTLTKGRPELTDLVTAPGFDRAEVLGLVAAAEEQSEHPIARAIVDAARKEGVPVFLPESFEAVPGYGLEARVQGPLVQVGADRYMERLGLNVTPFGAQASRLGDEGKSPLYAAIDGQLAAVIAVADPIKEGSPEAVRALHRQGLKVAMITGDNARTANAIARQLGIDEVLAEVLPGGKSDAVKELQGKGQKVAFVGDGINDAPALAQADVGLAIGTGTDVAVETADVILMSGDLRGVPNAYALSRATLRNIRLNLFWAFAYNVVLIPVAAGVLYPAFGWLLSPVLAAAAMGFSSVFVLTNALRLRGFRPPVRPDPVPVAAPARVARA
- a CDS encoding GNAT family N-acetyltransferase, encoding MSSFHLRPATPQDAATVAAHRSPERAGGQPPHTTSAAWVEDALTRGVDLGWLAEHDGKVIGGAGLILLEWGPTRDDPSPLRARVRGVFTVPEWRRRGVARALLDHALDTAKARGLHTLSLGTTDQARTLSQALGFQASPPRDGAPDPALRKGHGARGHATSVPPKAAG